CTCCGCTGCCGCCTCGCCCGAGGGGCCGCCCCGGTTCGGCGTCACGGAGGGCGAGCCCCGGCCGCGGCGGGTACCCGCCCCGGAACCACCGCCACCGAGCGCGGCCGACCGCCGTCGCGGCCGACGCCTGTCCTGACCGCCGGCTGAGGCACTCTCGTCCCGGGGGACTGGAAGTACCCCTCCTGATGAGCGGAGCCGGCTCCAGACGTGGCCACGACGTCGAACGGGCCGTGAGGATGTGCTGCCCCGCTCCGTCAGACCGGTTCCGGGGTGAAGGGCCGCAACTCGTCGGCGCCGGCCTGGACGACGCCGTAGCTGCTCTCGGGTACCTCGTTCCAGGCGCCGGGCAGATCGCCGAGGGGTTCGGACACCACCAGGCGGGTCTCGTCGGACACTTCCTGAAGGAAGGTGACTTCGGGGTGCAGCTTGCGCAGTGAGTCCACCCGGCTGCTGTAGAAGAGCGATCGTGAGCGGCCCTGGCTGGAGTAGCGGAAGGCCCACACAGAAGCCCCGTCACTGACGGCGACCGTCATCTGCATCGGGTACTCCACGCCGTGTTCGCGGCCGACGCGTTCCACGACTCCCACCATCCGGGCGACCGCGCCCGGCGGGTCCTCCTCCAGACCGAAGGTGAGCGCGAGGTAGAACATGGTCTCCGAGTCCGTCGTCCCTTCGATCTCGGAGTACAGCGCGGGCGCCACGAGCAGAGCGAGGTCGCGCCGCATGGCGTGGAAGCCGGCGACGGAACCGTTGTGCATCCACATCCAGCGGCCGTGCCGGAAGGGGTGACAGTTCGTCTGTTGTACGGCCGTACCTGTCGACGCCCGGATGTGGGCGAAGAACAACGGGGAGCGGACGTGGTCAGCGAGCTCCCGAAGATTACGGTTGTTCCAGGCCGGACCGACATCCCGCATGAGCGCGGGGGTGCCCTCGCTGCCTTCCGGGTACCACCCGACCCCGAACCCGTCACCGTTCGTCGTCTCGACACCCAACTTGGAGTGCAGGCTCTGGTCGATCAGCGAGTGGGCCGGCTTGTAGAGGATGGTGTCGAGGAGCTGGGGAGTTCCCGAGTAAGCGAGCCACCGACACATGATCGATCACCTGTTTTCGCACCTGAACCGACGGCCGTGTCCGCTGACCGGACGGCTCCTGCCCCGGCCCCTCCCATTTTCGTCTCCTCCGCCACGCACCGCCATGCGGCGTGGACGCCTCGGACACCAGCCGAGGTGTCCGCTCCGCCCTCGGGCATCAGCTCCGTGGTGAGGCGGATGTCGGGCGGAAGAGGCTGCCGAAGCCGATCGGCGCGTCCTCGCAGTGGGGGACGCCGACGCGGCTGATCACGCCGCCGGGACGGACCACTCCGAGGGCCCGTTCGCAGGCGGGCCTGTGGCCGACCGCTTCCAGCACCACGTGCCTGCGTGCTCGCGGACGGCTGGGATGCCTTCCTCGCCGCGGGCGGAGACGACGCCGACGGCACCGAACCCGCGGCCGACGCCGATGGCGCCGAGCTCGCGACCGACTTCGATGGCGCCGAACCCGCGGTCGAGGTCGGTGCGTGCCTGGTGGCGGCCCATGAGGATGACCTGCTGTGCGCCGCGCCGCTTGGCCGAGAGGACCGCCGGCAGTCCGACGGCGCCGGCGCCGATCACCGTGACGCGGGTGCGTTCGCTGACACCGCCGGCGACGGCGGCGCGGTAGCCGGTGCCGACGACGTCCGACAGGGTCAGCAGGGACGGAATGAGAGCGGAGCCCGCCACGACGACTGGCTTGACGAGCGTGCCGTCGTCGATCGGGACGCGGACCGCTTCAGCCTGACCGCCCTCGTCCGCCGCGCCGTCCCAGAACCCGCCTGCGGATGGGCGCAGGAGGTGTGGAGGCCCTCGCGGCAGAAGCGCAGGTCTGGCCGGAGACCGCGAAGGGAGCGACGAGCAGGTCGCCGCGCTTGAGGGTGGTCACCGCCGAGCCGGTGTCCTCGACGATGCCGATGAACTCGCACGCCTGGGCTCCGAGCATGGCCCTGGGCACGCCCACGTACCTCCGGAGCAAGCTGCCGCCGGGCCCGACCCGACCCCGCCCCACGGTGTCCTCGCTCGGCACCGCTCCCGTGCGCGTCTGCGGACCTCGCCCGCGGCGCCGCTGCGGGGGGTTGCGGTGGAAGACGAGGATCCGCAGCCCGCAAGGCCACCGTGGACGAGGCCATCCGCACACCCACCGCTCCACTCTGACCGCTGCCGGCGACTGGGAAACCCGGACGAGATCACGGACCGCTCCCGGGTGCTCATCGGCCCGTCGCCGACGCCCCGGCACGGTCTCGTGGAGCGGTGCGAAGCGTCCGCAGTGCGGACGGTGAATGGCCGAATGCGTGCGGCCCGCGCCACTTGACGGGCGCGGTCACCGTCCGCCGCGGCTCCGTCCGGGCCGGCTCGCCGGGCCGGGCCGCGCGCGGGGCGGCACCGTCCGCCACCTCGTCTCGCGTCCCGGCGCACCGATCGGCGACCCCCAGGGCCGCCGGCGCGGCGGCGGTTTCCAGGCCGGACGGGGCGCGCGCGAACGCCCGTTTGACGATTGGCCGGTTCTGGGAGATCCGGACGGACATCATCCGGTGGATTCTGTAGCCCCGTGCATTCCCGGCGATTCATAGGAGGAACCGCATGCCCGTCATGTCCACCACCCGTACCGACGAGATCGTCACCGCCTGGCTCCAGGGCGCCGAAACGGCCTTCGGCGCCGCCAACCCGGCCGGTCCGCTCTACGTGGGCGGGGCGGCCGGCGAGGCCGCGCTGACCGACGCCGCCGACGCGCTGCTCACCGGGTGCAGCAGCTGCACCGGTTCGTGGCACAGCTACTGCTGCTGACGAACCGCCGTACGCACCGCACGCAACACCCGGGGAGTCCTCACGGGTTCCCCGGCCCGTGCGGCACCACCTCAGGTCAGATCGCGCGTACCAGCCGTCAGGAGAGGACTCAGCATGGTGGAACCGGTGGCAGCGGACCGCTCGGCCGACGGACCGCCGCCCGAGGGATGGTTCGCGGCACCGGTGGACACCTTCGCGCGCCCCCTGTACGCGACGCTGGACGACCGGATCCCGGAACTCACCCGGCTGGGTGCCGACGAGCGGTCGGTACTGCGCGAGGCGACGCGCGAAGCCCTCAGCCGCACCCTCCAACTCCGGCTCAACCGGGTACTCCTGCTGGAGCTGCGGGCCGCCGGCCTGGCCGGCGAACTGCCCGGCGCGGACTCGGCCGCCCGCTGGGACGCCTTCCTCCGGCGCGCCTCCGCCCCCGCGTTCGCCGAGACCCTCCACCGGCGGTACCCGGCGCTGCGCGAACGGGCCTTCGCGTGCGGGCGCCTCCTCATCGAGGGCGCGCTGGAACTGGGCACACGGCTCGCCGCGGACCGGGAGGCCATCGCCGTCCTGCTCGGCGACGATCCGGGACCACTGCGCGCGCTGGAGCTCGCCCGCGGCGACACGCACCACGGAGGGCGGGCGGTCGCCCGGCTCCTCTTCGAGACGGGCAGCGTCATGTACAAACCGCGCCCGGTGGAGGTGGACGCCGCGCTGCGCTCCTTCGTCGCCGCCGTCCCCGGCGCCGAGGACCTGGGCGTGCCGAGAGCGGTGGTCCGGGACGGCTACGGCTGGGCCGAACACCTCGGCCACCGCTACTGCCGGGACGAGGCGGAACTCGCCCGCTTCTACCGGGCCCTGGGCGGCTGGCTGGCGGTGATGCGACTCCTCGGCGGGACCGACCTGCACGCCGAGAACCTGGTCGCCCACGGCCCGGTGGCCGCCGTGGTCGACGCCGAGGCCCTGTTCACGCCCGATGTCGAAGTTCCGCCGAGCGGGCGCGGCGACGCCGTCGACCAGGCGGCCCGGACGATCCGCAACACCGTGCTGCGCACCGGCATCCTGCCGCTCCGCACCGACGGCTACGCCCTCGCCGGCGTGGACCTCTCGGCCGCGGGCGGTCTGCCGGGTCAGCAGCCGCAGATCCGTATCCCGGTCATCGCGGACGGAGGACTGGACACCGCCCGCATGGAGGTCGGTGTGGTGGACCTGCCGCCGGCCGGCAACCACCCCAGCCCCGAGCCGGTGCTGATCCGCCACTGGGGGCAGGTACTGACCGGATTCGACGGAGTCACCGAGGCGCTGGCGAAACTCGACACCGACGGCGAACTCTCCACCCTGGTGGGGATGTTCGACGGCTGCCAGGTCCGCAGGATCCGACGGCCCACGCAGACGTACACGGACATCGGCCGCATGCTCTGGCACCCGGCCTCGCTGCACGACCCCGACGCCGCCCTGGAACGCGCCCGGGACATCCTCCACCGCAACGCCCTCGCCGCCCCGGGTGCGCCCCGCGAACCGGCCGTGATCGACGGGGAGATCGCGGACCTGCTGGTCGGCGACGTCCCCGTGTTCGGCGAGCGGGTGGACAAGCAGCGTTCGGCCGCCTTCCTGGCCGGGTGGCGGCAGGCGGATCTCGCCCGCGAGCGGGACACCATCCGCAGCGCGCTCGTCGGGGCCTATCTGAACGAACGGCAGCTCCCCGACCGGGTACGGACGCCCGCCCTCTCGCCGAGCGCCGACGACCTCGACCGACGGCGGCGCACGCTGGCCGCCGCAGCCGTGGAGACCATCCGCGCGGCGGCCGTACGCGGCACCGACGCCACCGCGACCTGGATCAGTCCGGTGCTCACGGACTACGGCTGGGCGGTCCGCCCGCTCGGCGCGGACCTCTACACCGGCCAGGGCGGCGTCGCCCTCGCTCTCGCGGAGTACCTGCGGGAGCAACGGGCCGGGCGGGCCGACCCGGTGGCCGGCGTCGAGTCCCTGCTGGCCGGCACCCTGGAGGTGCTGGCCGCCACCGAGGACACCACGCCCACCCGCCAGCTCGGCGGGTTCACCGGACTCGCCTCGCAGGTGTGGACCTGGGCGTCCCTGCACCGCCTCCTCGGTACCCCCGGACTCCTCGACCGCGCCCGCGCCAGGGCCGCGCTGCTGACCCCGGAGCTCATCGCCGAGGACCGGGCACTCGACGTGCTCGGCGGTGTGGCCGGCGTGGTCGTCCCCCTGCTCGACCTCGCCGAACTCACCGGCCAGGAACAGTGGCTGGACGTCGCCGCCGGAGCCGGACGGCGATTGGAACGAACCGCGGTCGTCGACGACCGCGGAGCACGGTGGTCCACCGTGATGTTCCCGGAGGGCATCGGCGGCTTCGCCCACGGCACCACCGGCGTCGGCTGGGCACTCACCAGGCTCGCCCTCTCCCCAGCCGGAAGCACGGCGGACCGGCGCCGCTGGCACGAACTCGGCTCCCTGGCCCATGACTTCGAGGAGTCCCTGTACTCGCCCAGGGAGCGGGCCTGGGCCGACGCCCGCGTCGGAGGAGACATCGACCATCCCACCGCGTGGTGCCACGGCAGCACGGGCATCGGCCTGGCCGCCGTCGACCTCCACGAGCGAACCGGCGCCCCCCGCCACCTGGACACCGCACTCCGTGCGGGTCCGGCCGGCCTGCGCGAGGGCTTCGGCTGGAGCCACACCCTCTGCCACGGCGACCTCGGACTCTGGGAGATCCTCCACCGCCTGCGCGGCCTGAAGGGGTACGAGGGCCCGTCCGCCACGGAGGCCGACGCGGAGCTGCTCACCGGCATCGAACAGCGAGGCCCGGTCGGCGGCCTCGCCAAGGAGGCGTTCGCACCGGGGCTGCTCCCGGGGCTGTCCGGGGTGGTCCACCAGCTGCTACGGATGCACCCGGACGCCCGGCTGAGCTCCCCGCTCCTGCTGGCCCTCCCGCCGGCGGCGCGACCGGAACCGGACCCGGACCTCGGACCTGGT
The Streptomyces roseofulvus genome window above contains:
- a CDS encoding class II glutamine amidotransferase, with amino-acid sequence MCRWLAYSGTPQLLDTILYKPAHSLIDQSLHSKLGVETTNGDGFGVGWYPEGSEGTPALMRDVGPAWNNRNLRELADHVRSPLFFAHIRASTGTAVQQTNCHPFRHGRWMWMHNGSVAGFHAMRRDLALLVAPALYSEIEGTTDSETMFYLALTFGLEEDPPGAVARMVGVVERVGREHGVEYPMQMTVAVSDGASVWAFRYSSQGRSRSLFYSSRVDSLRKLHPEVTFLQEVSDETRLVVSEPLGDLPGAWNEVPESSYGVVQAGADELRPFTPEPV
- a CDS encoding DUF6229 family protein yields the protein MPVMSTTRTDEIVTAWLQGAETAFGAANPAGPLYVGGAAGEAALTDAADALLTGCSSCTGSWHSYCC
- a CDS encoding type 2 lanthipeptide synthetase LanM family protein, whose protein sequence is MVEPVAADRSADGPPPEGWFAAPVDTFARPLYATLDDRIPELTRLGADERSVLREATREALSRTLQLRLNRVLLLELRAAGLAGELPGADSAARWDAFLRRASAPAFAETLHRRYPALRERAFACGRLLIEGALELGTRLAADREAIAVLLGDDPGPLRALELARGDTHHGGRAVARLLFETGSVMYKPRPVEVDAALRSFVAAVPGAEDLGVPRAVVRDGYGWAEHLGHRYCRDEAELARFYRALGGWLAVMRLLGGTDLHAENLVAHGPVAAVVDAEALFTPDVEVPPSGRGDAVDQAARTIRNTVLRTGILPLRTDGYALAGVDLSAAGGLPGQQPQIRIPVIADGGLDTARMEVGVVDLPPAGNHPSPEPVLIRHWGQVLTGFDGVTEALAKLDTDGELSTLVGMFDGCQVRRIRRPTQTYTDIGRMLWHPASLHDPDAALERARDILHRNALAAPGAPREPAVIDGEIADLLVGDVPVFGERVDKQRSAAFLAGWRQADLARERDTIRSALVGAYLNERQLPDRVRTPALSPSADDLDRRRRTLAAAAVETIRAAAVRGTDATATWISPVLTDYGWAVRPLGADLYTGQGGVALALAEYLREQRAGRADPVAGVESLLAGTLEVLAATEDTTPTRQLGGFTGLASQVWTWASLHRLLGTPGLLDRARARAALLTPELIAEDRALDVLGGVAGVVVPLLDLAELTGQEQWLDVAAGAGRRLERTAVVDDRGARWSTVMFPEGIGGFAHGTTGVGWALTRLALSPAGSTADRRRWHELGSLAHDFEESLYSPRERAWADARVGGDIDHPTAWCHGSTGIGLAAVDLHERTGAPRHLDTALRAGPAGLREGFGWSHTLCHGDLGLWEILHRLRGLKGYEGPSATEADAELLTGIEQRGPVGGLAKEAFAPGLLPGLSGVVHQLLRMHPDARLSSPLLLALPPAARPEPDPDLGPGRSSV